The Pieris napi chromosome 21, ilPieNapi1.2, whole genome shotgun sequence genome contains a region encoding:
- the LOC125060543 gene encoding hypoxia up-regulated protein 1 isoform X2, whose translation MKMAINFKMYGVVFSILLSLLLSQQTDAAAVISIDFGSEWIKTGIVSPGVPMEIVLNKESKRKTPAVVAFRDEVRTFGEDAVTVGVKFPKNAYKYLLDLLGKPYDHPLVQAYRERFPYYEIVKSERGTPEFVHDEKTRFTPEELVAQQLANSKEFAEISHGQPISECVLTIPGYFNQAERRAMKEAASLAGLNVLQLINDYTAIAINYGIFRRKEINETAWHTLFFDMGSASTKAALVEYKTVKTKEKGYVETVPQLQVIGVGFDRTLGGLEMTLRLREHLIKAWEANGGGDVRASPRAMEKLFREAERVKIVLSANTEHYAQIESLLDDKDFKLQVTRADLEGLCSDLWARVSNVIHRAISSAGGAGAGAKVIVAGGASRVPAVLEALKTAAGVDPHKSINADEAATLGAVYRAASLATGYKVAALNVRDAVLLPIQVVFSRQVDGNEKLEMIRRTLFGPMNPYPQKKVITFNKHTDDFSFNVNYAELDHIPSNELENIGTLNLTQVVLTGVSDALNKNAGDNVENKGIKAHFNMDDSGILNLVNVEFVAEKTVTDDEDTDSTLSKIGSTISKLFGSDSELPDKAEEKSEEQPQEAGKNDTAKANETTTEKQNATEPESKPKPKIVVLKEPVNANEQILNLQPLSPDQFKTSKTKINKLNEIDRKRIERETALNNLEAFVVDVQMKVDMEEYAECGTPEEIEVIKKLCSEVSDWLYDDGYEAETAKFEEKLNAVKEKTNQMFYKHWEHRERPDAIAAIKSVLNNSREFLKSAKNYTKEASPERDVFTDVEISLLEKKIEETKSWVDKSVAEQNALKKNEDIKLTVESIREKITNLDREVKYLLNKLKIWRPKKPKKVENKTETPTESEKTEGQEKPVEEPEKSKEPEKVEVEEEATEIPQLDNEHSEL comes from the exons ATGAAGATGGCCATAAATTTC AAAATGTATGGTGTGGTGTTTTCGATACtgttatctttattattaagtcAACAAACCGATGCTGCTGCAGTGATATCCATTGATTTTGGTTCAGAATGGATAAAAACCGGAATCGTTTCGCCGGGAGTTCCTATGGAAATAGTGCTAAATAAGGAATCCAAACGAAAAACACCAGCTGTTGTTGCATTTAGGGATGAAGTTAGGACATTCGGCGAAGATGCTGTGACAGTTGGCGTTAAATTTCCTAAAAATGCGTATAAATATCTTCTAGATCTTTTGGGCAAGCCATATGATCACCCATTAGTACAAGCCTACAG AGAAAGATTCCCATATTACGAGATTGTAAAATCAGAAAGAGGAACGCCAGAATTTGTTCACGATGAAAAGACAAGGTTTACCCCAGAAGAGTTGGTAGCTCAACAACTTGCTAATTCCAAAGAATTCGCTGAAATAAGCCATG GTCAACCAATCAGTGAGTGTGTCCTTACCATCCCCGGCTACTTCAACCAAGCTGAGCGTAGGGCTATGAAGGAAGCTGCTTCTTTGGCAGGCTTAAATGTACTTCAACTAATTAATGATTATACTGCAATTGCTATCAATTATGGTATTTTCCGGAGGAAG GAAATCAATGAAACGGCATGGCACACACTTTTCTTTGACATGGGATCGGCATCCACAAAGGCGGCGTTAGTTGAATACAAAACAGTGAAGACAAAAGAAAAGGGATATGTCGAGACAGTACCACAACTGCAAGTGATTGGTGTTGGATTTGATAG AACCTTGGGTGGATTAGAAATGACTTTACGGTTAAGAGAGCATTTGATTAAGGCATGGGAAGCGAACGGAGGTGGTGATGTAAGGGCTTCACCGAGGGCTATGGAGAAATTGTTCCGAGAGGCTGAGAGAGTCAAGATCGTATTATCAGCCAATACTGAACATTATGCGCAGATTGAGAGCTTACTTGATGATAAGGACTTCAAGTTACAA GTGACCCGTGCTGATCTAGAAGGCTTATGCTCTGATCTTTGGGCACGCGTGTCGAACGTTATCCACCGAGCCATTTCATCAGCCGGTGGAGCGGGTGCTGGAGCCAAAGTGATAGTGGCCGGTGGTGCTTCAAGAGTACCCGCAGTACTTGAGGCTTTGAAAACAGCAGCCGGCGTTGATCCCCATAAATCCATCAATGCTGATGAAGCAGCTACCCTTGGGGCTGTTTATAG AGCTGCATCTCTCGCGACGGGATACAAAGTGGCAGCCCTCAACGTCAGAGACGCGGTTCTATTGCCCATACAAGTGGTATTCAGCCGACAGGTTGATGGAAATGAGAAATTG GAAATG ATAAGAAGAACTCTCTTCGGCCCGATGAATCCTTACCCCCAAAAGAAAGTAATTACCTTCAACAAACACACAGACGATTTCAGTTTTAACGTCAACTATGCTGAATTAGATCACATCCCATCCAATGAACTGGAAAACATTGGTACATTAAACCTAACGCAAGTTGTTCTCACTGGGGTCAGTGATGCCCTTAACAAAAATGCGGGAGACAACGTTGAAAACAAAGGCATCAAAGCACATTTCAATATGGATGATTCTGGAATTCTTAACCTAGTTAACGTAGAATTCGTCGCAGAGAAAACTGTCACCGACGACGAAGATACCGATAGTACGTTATCTAAAATCGGAAGTACTATTAGCAAACTATTCGGCTCAGACTCAGAATTGCCAGACAAAGCGGAAGAAAAATCTGAAGAACAACC ACAAGAAGCCGGGAAGAATGATACCGCCAAAGCTAATGAGACCACAACTGAAAAACAAAACGCAACGGAACCAGAAAGCAAACCGAAACCAAAAATTGTTGTTCTAAAAGAACCCGTCAATGCTAACGAGCAGATACTAAACTTACAACCGTTATCTCCAGACCAATTCAAAACATCAAAAACCAAGATAAACAAACTCAACGAAATCGACAGAAAGCGAATCGAAAGAGAAACAGCACTTAACAACTTGGAGGCATTCGTTGTTGACGTACAAATGAAAGTAGACATGGAGGAGTACGCAGAATGTGGAACTCCAGAAGAGATCGAGGTAATCAAGAAACTCTGTAGTGAAGTTTCCGATTGGCTCTATGATGATGGGTATGAGGCTGAGACTGCTAAGTTCGAAGAGAAATTGAACGCAGTCAAAGAAAAGACAAACCAGATGTTCTACAAACATTGGGAACATAGGGAGAGACCCGATGCGATTGCCGCAATCAAAAGTGTTCTAAACAATTCTAGGGAATTCCTTAAATCGGCCAAGAATTACACCAAAGAAGCTAGCCCTGAAAGAGATGTGTTTACTGATGTAGAAATATCGCTTTTGGAAAAGAAAATTGAAGAAACCAAAAGTTGGGTGGACAAATCCGTCGCAGAACAAAACGCGCTCAAAAAGAACGAAGATATAAAACTGACAGTCGAAAGTATAAGggaaaaaataacaaacttgGATCGTGAAGTTAAGTATCTGCTCAACAAACTGAAGATTTGGCGCCCCAAGAAACCTAAGAAGGTGGAGAATAAAACAGAGACTCCAACTGAATCGGAAAAAACGGAGGGTCAAGAAAAACCGGTCGAGGAACCTGAAAAGTCGAAGGAGCCGGAAAAAGTAGAAGTCGAGGAAGAGGCTACGGAAATACCGCAGTTAGATAATGAACATTCCGAGTTATAA
- the LOC125060543 gene encoding hypoxia up-regulated protein 1 isoform X3: MKMAINFKMYGVVFSILLSLLLSQQTDAAAVISIDFGSEWIKTGIVSPGVPMEIVLNKESKRKTPAVVAFRDEVRTFGEDAVTVGVKFPKNAYKYLLDLLGKPYDHPLVQAYRERFPYYEIVKSERGTPEFVHDEKTRFTPEELVAQQLANSKEFAEISHGQPISECVLTIPGYFNQAERRAMKEAASLAGLNVLQLINDYTAIAINYGIFRRKEINETAWHTLFFDMGSASTKAALVEYKTVKTKEKGYVETVPQLQVIGVGFDRTLGGLEMTLRLREHLIKAWEANGGGDVRASPRAMEKLFREAERVKIVLSANTEHYAQIESLLDDKDFKLQVTRADLEGLCSDLWARVSNVIHRAISSAGGAGAGAKVIVAGGASRVPAVLEALKTAAGVDPHKSINADEAATLGAVYRAASLATGYKVAALNVRDAVLLPIQVVFSRQVDGNEKLIRRTLFGPMNPYPQKKVITFNKHTDDFSFNVNYAELDHIPSNELENIGTLNLTQVVLTGVSDALNKNAGDNVENKGIKAHFNMDDSGILNLVNVEFVAEKTVTDDEDTDSTLSKIGSTISKLFGSDSELPDKAEEKSEEQPQEAEKNDTTKANETTTEKQNATEPESKPKPKIVVLKEPVNANEQILNLQPLSPDQFKTSKSKINKLNEIDRKRIERETALNNLEAFVVDVQMKVDMEEYAECGTPEEIEVIKKLCSEVSDWLYDDGYEAETAKFEEKLNAVKEKTNQMFYKHWEHRERPDAIAAIKSVLNNSREFLKSAKNYTKEASPERDVFTDVEISLLEKKIEETKSWVDKSVAEQNALKKNEDIKLTVESIREKITNLDREVKYLLNKLKIWRPKKPKKVENKTETPTESEKTEGQEKPVEEPEKSKEPEKVEVEEEATEIPQLDNEHSEL, encoded by the exons ATGAAGATGGCCATAAATTTC AAAATGTATGGTGTGGTGTTTTCGATACtgttatctttattattaagtcAACAAACCGATGCTGCTGCAGTGATATCCATTGATTTTGGTTCAGAATGGATAAAAACCGGAATCGTTTCGCCGGGAGTTCCTATGGAAATAGTGCTAAATAAGGAATCCAAACGAAAAACACCAGCTGTTGTTGCATTTAGGGATGAAGTTAGGACATTCGGCGAAGATGCTGTGACAGTTGGCGTTAAATTTCCTAAAAATGCGTATAAATATCTTCTAGATCTTTTGGGCAAGCCATATGATCACCCATTAGTACAAGCCTACAG AGAAAGATTCCCATATTACGAGATTGTAAAATCAGAAAGAGGAACGCCAGAATTTGTTCACGATGAAAAGACAAGGTTTACCCCAGAAGAGTTGGTAGCTCAACAACTTGCTAATTCCAAAGAATTCGCTGAAATAAGCCATG GTCAACCAATCAGTGAGTGTGTCCTTACCATCCCCGGCTACTTCAACCAAGCTGAGCGTAGGGCTATGAAGGAAGCTGCTTCTTTGGCAGGCTTAAATGTACTTCAACTAATTAATGATTATACTGCAATTGCTATCAATTATGGTATTTTCCGGAGGAAG GAAATCAATGAAACGGCATGGCACACACTTTTCTTTGACATGGGATCGGCATCCACAAAGGCGGCGTTAGTTGAATACAAAACAGTGAAGACAAAAGAAAAGGGATATGTCGAGACAGTACCACAACTGCAAGTGATTGGTGTTGGATTTGATAG AACCTTGGGTGGATTAGAAATGACTTTACGGTTAAGAGAGCATTTGATTAAGGCATGGGAAGCGAACGGAGGTGGTGATGTAAGGGCTTCACCGAGGGCTATGGAGAAATTGTTCCGAGAGGCTGAGAGAGTCAAGATCGTATTATCAGCCAATACTGAACATTATGCGCAGATTGAGAGCTTACTTGATGATAAGGACTTCAAGTTACAA GTGACCCGTGCTGATCTAGAAGGCTTATGCTCTGATCTTTGGGCACGCGTGTCGAACGTTATCCACCGAGCCATTTCATCAGCCGGTGGAGCGGGTGCTGGAGCCAAAGTGATAGTGGCCGGTGGTGCTTCAAGAGTACCCGCAGTACTTGAGGCTTTGAAAACAGCAGCCGGCGTTGATCCCCATAAATCCATCAATGCTGATGAAGCAGCTACCCTTGGGGCTGTTTATAG AGCTGCATCTCTCGCGACGGGATACAAAGTGGCAGCCCTCAACGTCAGAGACGCGGTTCTATTGCCCATACAAGTGGTATTCAGCCGACAGGTTGATGGAAATGAGAAATTG ATAAGAAGAACTCTCTTCGGCCCGATGAATCCTTACCCCCAAAAGAAAGTAATTACCTTCAACAAACACACAGACGATTTCAGTTTTAACGTCAACTATGCTGAATTAGATCACATCCCATCCAATGAACTGGAAAACATTGGTACATTAAACCTAACGCAAGTTGTTCTCACTGGGGTCAGTGATGCCCTTAACAAAAATGCGGGAGACAACGTTGAAAACAAAGGCATCAAAGCACATTTCAATATGGATGATTCTGGAATTCTTAACCTAGTTAACGTAGAATTCGTCGCAGAGAAAACTGTCACCGACGACGAAGATACCGATAGTACGTTATCTAAAATCGGAAGTACTATTAGCAAACTATTCGGCTCAGACTCAGAATTGCCAGACAAAGCGGAAGAAAAATCTGAAGAACAACCCCAAGAAGCCGAGAAGAATGATACCACCAAAGCTAACGAGACCACAACTGAAAAACAAAACGCAACGGAACCAGAAAGCAAACCGAAACCAAAAATTGTTGTTCTAAAAGAACCCGTCAATGCTAACGAGCAGATACTAAACTTACAACCGTTATCTCCAGACCAATTCAAAACATCAAAATCCAAGATAAACAAACTCAACGAAATCGATAGAAAGCGAATCGAAAGAGAAACAGCACTTAACAACTTGGAGGCATTCGTTGTTGACGTACAAATGAAAGTAGACATGGAGGAGTATGCAGAATGTGGAACTCCAGAAGAGATCGAGGTAATCAAGAAACTCTGTAGTGAAGTTTCCGATTGGCTCTATGATGATGGGTATGAGGCTGAGACTGCTAAGTTCGAAGAGAAATTAAACGCAGTCAAAGAAAAGACAAACCAGATGTTCTACAAACATTGGGAACATAGGGAGAGACCAGATGCGATTGCCGCAATCAAAAGTGTTCTAAACAATTCTCGGGAATTCCTCAAATCGGCCAAGAATTACACCAAAGAAGCTAGCCCTGAAAGAGATGTGTTTACTGACGTAGAGATATCGCTTTTGGAAAAGAAAATTGAAGAAACTAAAAGTTGGGTGGACAAATCCGTTGCAGAACAAAACGCGCTCAAAAAGAACGAAGATATAAAACTGACAGTCGAAAGTATAAGggaaaaaataacaaacttgGATCGTGAAGTTAAGTATCTGCTCAACAAACTGAAGATTTGGCGCCCCAAGAAACCTAAGAAGGTGGAGAATAAAACAGAGACTCCAACTGAATCGGAAAAAACGGAGGGTCAAGAAAAACCGGTCGAGGAACCTGAAAAGTCGAAGGAGCCGGAAAAAGTAGAAGTCGAGGAAGAGGCTACGGAAATACCGCAGTTAGATAATGAACATTCCGAGTTATAA
- the LOC125060543 gene encoding hypoxia up-regulated protein 1 isoform X1: protein MKMAINFKMYGVVFSILLSLLLSQQTDAAAVISIDFGSEWIKTGIVSPGVPMEIVLNKESKRKTPAVVAFRDEVRTFGEDAVTVGVKFPKNAYKYLLDLLGKPYDHPLVQAYRERFPYYEIVKSERGTPEFVHDEKTRFTPEELVAQQLANSKEFAEISHGQPISECVLTIPGYFNQAERRAMKEAASLAGLNVLQLINDYTAIAINYGIFRRKEINETAWHTLFFDMGSASTKAALVEYKTVKTKEKGYVETVPQLQVIGVGFDRTLGGLEMTLRLREHLIKAWEANGGGDVRASPRAMEKLFREAERVKIVLSANTEHYAQIESLLDDKDFKLQVTRADLEGLCSDLWARVSNVIHRAISSAGGAGAGAKVIVAGGASRVPAVLEALKTAAGVDPHKSINADEAATLGAVYRAASLATGYKVAALNVRDAVLLPIQVVFSRQVDGNEKLEMIRRTLFGPMNPYPQKKVITFNKHTDDFSFNVNYAELDHIPSNELENIGTLNLTQVVLTGVSDALNKNAGDNVENKGIKAHFNMDDSGILNLVNVEFVAEKTVTDDEDTDSTLSKIGSTISKLFGSDSELPDKAEEKSEEQPQEAEKNDTTKANETTTEKQNATEPESKPKPKIVVLKEPVNANEQILNLQPLSPDQFKTSKSKINKLNEIDRKRIERETALNNLEAFVVDVQMKVDMEEYAECGTPEEIEVIKKLCSEVSDWLYDDGYEAETAKFEEKLNAVKEKTNQMFYKHWEHRERPDAIAAIKSVLNNSREFLKSAKNYTKEASPERDVFTDVEISLLEKKIEETKSWVDKSVAEQNALKKNEDIKLTVESIREKITNLDREVKYLLNKLKIWRPKKPKKVENKTETPTESEKTEGQEKPVEEPEKSKEPEKVEVEEEATEIPQLDNEHSEL from the exons ATGAAGATGGCCATAAATTTC AAAATGTATGGTGTGGTGTTTTCGATACtgttatctttattattaagtcAACAAACCGATGCTGCTGCAGTGATATCCATTGATTTTGGTTCAGAATGGATAAAAACCGGAATCGTTTCGCCGGGAGTTCCTATGGAAATAGTGCTAAATAAGGAATCCAAACGAAAAACACCAGCTGTTGTTGCATTTAGGGATGAAGTTAGGACATTCGGCGAAGATGCTGTGACAGTTGGCGTTAAATTTCCTAAAAATGCGTATAAATATCTTCTAGATCTTTTGGGCAAGCCATATGATCACCCATTAGTACAAGCCTACAG AGAAAGATTCCCATATTACGAGATTGTAAAATCAGAAAGAGGAACGCCAGAATTTGTTCACGATGAAAAGACAAGGTTTACCCCAGAAGAGTTGGTAGCTCAACAACTTGCTAATTCCAAAGAATTCGCTGAAATAAGCCATG GTCAACCAATCAGTGAGTGTGTCCTTACCATCCCCGGCTACTTCAACCAAGCTGAGCGTAGGGCTATGAAGGAAGCTGCTTCTTTGGCAGGCTTAAATGTACTTCAACTAATTAATGATTATACTGCAATTGCTATCAATTATGGTATTTTCCGGAGGAAG GAAATCAATGAAACGGCATGGCACACACTTTTCTTTGACATGGGATCGGCATCCACAAAGGCGGCGTTAGTTGAATACAAAACAGTGAAGACAAAAGAAAAGGGATATGTCGAGACAGTACCACAACTGCAAGTGATTGGTGTTGGATTTGATAG AACCTTGGGTGGATTAGAAATGACTTTACGGTTAAGAGAGCATTTGATTAAGGCATGGGAAGCGAACGGAGGTGGTGATGTAAGGGCTTCACCGAGGGCTATGGAGAAATTGTTCCGAGAGGCTGAGAGAGTCAAGATCGTATTATCAGCCAATACTGAACATTATGCGCAGATTGAGAGCTTACTTGATGATAAGGACTTCAAGTTACAA GTGACCCGTGCTGATCTAGAAGGCTTATGCTCTGATCTTTGGGCACGCGTGTCGAACGTTATCCACCGAGCCATTTCATCAGCCGGTGGAGCGGGTGCTGGAGCCAAAGTGATAGTGGCCGGTGGTGCTTCAAGAGTACCCGCAGTACTTGAGGCTTTGAAAACAGCAGCCGGCGTTGATCCCCATAAATCCATCAATGCTGATGAAGCAGCTACCCTTGGGGCTGTTTATAG AGCTGCATCTCTCGCGACGGGATACAAAGTGGCAGCCCTCAACGTCAGAGACGCGGTTCTATTGCCCATACAAGTGGTATTCAGCCGACAGGTTGATGGAAATGAGAAATTG GAAATG ATAAGAAGAACTCTCTTCGGCCCGATGAATCCTTACCCCCAAAAGAAAGTAATTACCTTCAACAAACACACAGACGATTTCAGTTTTAACGTCAACTATGCTGAATTAGATCACATCCCATCCAATGAACTGGAAAACATTGGTACATTAAACCTAACGCAAGTTGTTCTCACTGGGGTCAGTGATGCCCTTAACAAAAATGCGGGAGACAACGTTGAAAACAAAGGCATCAAAGCACATTTCAATATGGATGATTCTGGAATTCTTAACCTAGTTAACGTAGAATTCGTCGCAGAGAAAACTGTCACCGACGACGAAGATACCGATAGTACGTTATCTAAAATCGGAAGTACTATTAGCAAACTATTCGGCTCAGACTCAGAATTGCCAGACAAAGCGGAAGAAAAATCTGAAGAACAACCCCAAGAAGCCGAGAAGAATGATACCACCAAAGCTAACGAGACCACAACTGAAAAACAAAACGCAACGGAACCAGAAAGCAAACCGAAACCAAAAATTGTTGTTCTAAAAGAACCCGTCAATGCTAACGAGCAGATACTAAACTTACAACCGTTATCTCCAGACCAATTCAAAACATCAAAATCCAAGATAAACAAACTCAACGAAATCGATAGAAAGCGAATCGAAAGAGAAACAGCACTTAACAACTTGGAGGCATTCGTTGTTGACGTACAAATGAAAGTAGACATGGAGGAGTATGCAGAATGTGGAACTCCAGAAGAGATCGAGGTAATCAAGAAACTCTGTAGTGAAGTTTCCGATTGGCTCTATGATGATGGGTATGAGGCTGAGACTGCTAAGTTCGAAGAGAAATTAAACGCAGTCAAAGAAAAGACAAACCAGATGTTCTACAAACATTGGGAACATAGGGAGAGACCAGATGCGATTGCCGCAATCAAAAGTGTTCTAAACAATTCTCGGGAATTCCTCAAATCGGCCAAGAATTACACCAAAGAAGCTAGCCCTGAAAGAGATGTGTTTACTGACGTAGAGATATCGCTTTTGGAAAAGAAAATTGAAGAAACTAAAAGTTGGGTGGACAAATCCGTTGCAGAACAAAACGCGCTCAAAAAGAACGAAGATATAAAACTGACAGTCGAAAGTATAAGggaaaaaataacaaacttgGATCGTGAAGTTAAGTATCTGCTCAACAAACTGAAGATTTGGCGCCCCAAGAAACCTAAGAAGGTGGAGAATAAAACAGAGACTCCAACTGAATCGGAAAAAACGGAGGGTCAAGAAAAACCGGTCGAGGAACCTGAAAAGTCGAAGGAGCCGGAAAAAGTAGAAGTCGAGGAAGAGGCTACGGAAATACCGCAGTTAGATAATGAACATTCCGAGTTATAA